In Primulina eburnea isolate SZY01 chromosome 3, ASM2296580v1, whole genome shotgun sequence, one DNA window encodes the following:
- the LOC140827245 gene encoding uncharacterized protein: MKILKENTAVAITDRAPHRIEKPREEWTAEDKREANLDNVAKDIMYKTLDKITFCKIKMCRTAKKIWEKLIQLCEGNEQTKENKLSVAVQKFDNIKMKKGDSMTEYDERVSDIINELNALGKVYSNKEIELKVVRGLPKK; this comes from the coding sequence ATGAAAATATTAAAGGAaaatacagcagttgccatAACTGATAGAGCACCCCATCGCATTGAAAAGCCTAGAGAAGAATGGACAGCTGAAGATAAGAGGGAAGCAAACTTGGACAACGTAGCAAAGGACATTATGTACAAGACATTGGACAAGATTACTTTCTgtaagatcaagatgtgcaGAACAGCAaaaaaaatttgggaaaagctgattcaACTATGCGAAGGgaatgagcaaacaaaagagAACAAACTCTCAGTCGCCGTGCAAAAATTTGACAACATCAAGATGAAGAAAGGAGATTCAATGACTGAATATGATGAACGAGTCAGCGACATCATcaatgaactgaatgcacttggaaaagtgtattcaaacaaagaaaTTGAGCTGAAAGTTGTTCGAGGTCTTCCCAAAAAATGA